A DNA window from Camelina sativa cultivar DH55 chromosome 13, Cs, whole genome shotgun sequence contains the following coding sequences:
- the LOC104737413 gene encoding callose synthase 12 produces MSLRHRTVPPQTGRPLAADAAEIEEEPYNIIPVNNLLADHPSLRFPEVRAAAAALKTVGDLRRPPYVQWRSHYDLLDWLALFFGFQKDNVRNQREHMVLHLANAQMRLSPPPDNIDSLDSAVVRRFRRKLLGNYSSWCSYLGKKSNIWISDRNPDSRRELLYVGLYLLIWGEAANLRFMPECICYIFHNMASELNKILEDCLDENTGQPYLPSLSGENAFLNGVVKPIYDTIGAEIDESKNGTVAHCKWRNYDDINEYFWTDRCFSKLKWPLDLGSNFFKSRGKSVGKTGFVERRTFFYLYRSFDRLWVMLALFLQAAIIVAWEEKPEDKSVTVQLWNALKARDVQVRLLTVFLTWSGMRLLQAVLDAASQFPLISRETKRHFFRMLMKIIAATVWILAFTVLYINIWKQKRQDRQWSNAATNKIYQFLYAVVAFLVPEILALVLFIIPWMRNLLEETNWKIFFALTWWFQGKSFVGRGLREGLVDNIKYSTFWIFVLATKFTFSYFLQVKPMIKPSKLLWNLKNLDYEWHQFYGDSNRFSVALLWLPVVLIYLMDIQIWYAIYSSIVGAVVGLFDHLGEIRDMGQLRLRFQFFASAIQFNLMPEEQLLNARGFGNKFKDGIHRLKLRYGFGRPFKKLESNQVEANKFALIWNEIILAFREEDIVSDREVELLELPKNSWNVTVIRWPCFLLCNELLLALSQARELIDAPDKWLWHKICKNEYRRCAVVEAYDSIKHLLLSIIKVETEEHSIITVFFQMINLSIESEQFSKTFRVDLLPKIYETLQKLVGLLNDEKHDSGRVVNVLQSLYEIATRQFFIEKKTTEQLSNEGLTTRDPASKLLFQNAIRLPDASNEEFYRQVRRLHTILTSRDSMHSVPVNLEARRRIAFFSNSLFMNMPHAPQVEKMMAFSVLTPYYSEEVVYSKEQLRNETEDGISTLYYLQTIYADEWRNFKERMHREGIKTDSELWTTKLRELRLWASYRGQTLARTVRGMMYYYRALKMLAFLDSASEMDIREGAQELGSVRSLQGELGGRSDGVVSENDRSSLSRASSSVSTLYKGHEYGTALMKFTYVVACQIYGSQKAKKEPQAEEILYLMKQNEALRIAYVDEVPAGRGETEYYSVLVKYDHQLEKEVEIFRVKLPGPVKLGEGKPENQNHAMIFTRGDAVQTIDMNQDSYFEEALKMRNLLQEYKHNHGIRKPTILGVREHIFTGSVSSLAWFMSAQETSFVTLGQRVLANPLKIRMHYGHPDVFDRFWFLSRGGISKASRVINISEDIFAGFNCTLRGGNVTHHEYIQVGKGRDVGLNQISMFEAKVASGNGEQVLSRDVYRLGHRLDFFRMLSFFYTTVGFFFNTMMVILTVYVFLWGRVYLALSGVEKSALADSTDTNAALGVILNQQFIIQLGLFTALPMIVEWSLEEGFLLAIWNFIRMQIQLSSVFYTFSMGTRAHYFGRTILHGGAKYRATGRGFVVEHKGFTENYRLYARSHFVKAIELGLILVVYATHSPVAKDSLVYIAMTITSWFLVISWIMAPFVFNPSGFDWLKTVYDFEDFMNWIWYQGRISTKSEQSWEKWWYEEQDHLRNTGIAGTIVEIILDLRFFFFQYGIVYQLKIASGSTSLLVYMFSWIYIFAIFVLFLVIQYARDKYSAKAHIRYRLVQFLLIVFAIMVIVALLEFTHFSFIDIFTSLLAFIPTGWGILLIAQTQRGWLKNYRVLWNAVVSVARMYDILFGILIMVPVAFLSWMPGFQSMQTRILFNEAFSRGLRIMQIVIGKKSKGDV; encoded by the exons ATGAGCCTCCGCCACCGCACCGTCCCGCCGCAAACCGGACGGCCGTTGGCGGCGGATGCTGCCGAAATCGAAGAGGAGCCTTATAATATTATCCCCGTTAACAATCTCCTCGCCGACCATCCTTCCTTACGATTTCCTGAGGTTCGTGCCGCCGCCGCTGCTCTTAAAACCGTAGGGGACCTTCGTCGTCCGCCGTATGTTCAATGGCGTTCTCACTATGATCTCCTCGACTGGCTCGCCTTGTTCTTCGGTTTCCAGAAAGATAACGTTCGTAACCAGCGTGAGCATATGGTGCTTCATCTCGCGAATGCTCAGATGCGTCTCTCTCCGCCGCCGGATAATATCGACTCTCTCGATTCCGCTGTTGTTCGTCGGTTTCGTCGGAAGCTTCTCGGTAACTACTCTAGCTGGTGTTCGTATTTGGGTAAGAAATCAAATATTTGGATCTCAGATCGGAACCCTGATTCGAGACGTGAGCTTCTCTATGTTGGACTCTATCTTCTCATATGGGGAGAGGCTGCGAATCTTAGGTTTATGCCTGAATGTATTTGTTACATCTTCCATAACATGGCCTCCGAGCTCAACAAAATCTTAGAGGACTGCCTCGATGAGAACACCGGTCAACCTTATTTGCCTTCTCTCTCAGGCGAAAACGCTTTCTTAAACGGCGTCGTGAAACCTATTTACGATACAATCGGAGCTGAGATTGATGAGAGCAAGAATGGTACGGTTGCGCATTGTAAGTGGAGGAACTACGACGATATCAATGAGTACTTCTGGACGGATCGATGTTTCAGCAAATTAAAATGGCCGCTTGATTTGGGAAGCAATTTTTTCAAGAGCAGAGGCAAGAGTGTAGGGAAAACTGGTTTCGTGGAGCGCAGGACGTTCTTCTATCTTTACAGGAGTTTTGATCGGCTTTGGGTGATGCTAGCATTGTTCCTTCAAGCCGCCATTATAGTAGCTTGGGAGGAAAAGCCTGAGGATAAGTCGGTGACAGTGCAGCTGTGGAATGCTTTGAAGGCAAGAGATGTTCAAGTGAGACTTTTGACCGTGTTCTTGACCTGGAGTGGTATGCGACTCTTGCAGGCTGTGCTGGACGCGGCTTCACAATTTCCTCTCATTTCGAGAGAGACCAAACGGCACTTTTTCAGAATGTTGATGAAAATTATAGCTGCCACAGTTTGGATCTTAGCTTTCACAGTCCTCTACATTAACATCTGGAAGCAGAAGAGGCAAGACAGGCAGTGGTCCAATGCCGCGACGAATAAGATCTACCAATTCCTTTACGCTGTGGTGGCCTTCTTGGTGCCCGAAATTCtggctttggttttgtttataatCCCATGGATGAGAAACTTGCTGGAAGAGACCAATTGGAAAATATTCTTTGCTTTAACTTGGTGGTTTCAGGGCAAAAGCTTTGTGGGTCGAGGTTTGAGAGAGGGTTTAGTGGACAATATCAAGTACTCGACTTTCTGGATCTTTGTCCTAGCTACAAAGTTCACATTTAGCTACTTCCTGCAGGTTAAGCCAATGATTAAACCCTCAAAGCTGCTATGGAACTTAAAGAACTTAGATTATGAGTGGCATCAGTTTTATGGTGACAGCAATAGGTTTTCTGTCGCATTGTTATGGTTGCCCGTTGTGTTGATATATCTGATGGATATCCAAATTTGGTACGCAATCTATTCTTCGATTGTTGGTGCTGTTGTTGGGCTGTTTGATCATCTGGGGGAGATCAGGGACATGGGACAGCTTAGGCTGAGGTTTCAATTCTTTGCTAGCGCTATTCAGTTCAACCtaatgcctgaggaacaactcCTGAATGCTAGAGGCTTTGGTAACAAGTTCAAGGACGGCATTCATAG ATTGAAGCTAAGGTATGGATTCGGGCGGCCGTTTAAGAAACTCGAGTCGAATCAGGTCGAGGCCAACAAATTTGCGTTGATCTGGAACGAAATCATCTTAGCTTTCAGAGAAGAGGATATAGTGTCTGATCGAGAAGTAGAGCTGCTGGAGCTGCCAAAGAATTCCTGGAATGTGACGGTTATTCGCTGGCCGTGTTTCTTGTTGTGCAATGAGCTTTTGCTTGCACTGAGCCAGGCTAGAGAGCTGATAGACGCTCCTGATAAATGGCTGTGGCACAAAATATGCAAGAATGAGTACAGGCGTTGTGCTGTAGTTGAGGCATATGATAGCATCAAACATCTATTGCTCTCAATCATCAAAGTTGAGACTGAAGAACATTCGATAATTACGGTGTTCTTTCAGATGATTAATCTTTCCATTGAGTCAGAGCAGTTCTCTAAGACTTTTAGAGTGGACTTGTTGCCAAAGATTTACGAAACACTGCAGAAGTTGGTTGGGCTGCTGAATGATGAGAAACATGATAGTGGGCGGGTGGTGAATGTTCTGCAGTCTCTTTATGAAATTGCAACTCGACAGTTCTTTATAGAGAAGAAGACAACTGAACAGCTGTCTAATGAAGGGTTGACTACTCGTGACCCAGCCTCAAAGTTACTGTTTCAGAATGCTATTAGGCTTCCTGATGCAAGCAATGAAGAATTCTACCGGCAGGTTAGGCGGTTACACACTATCCTCACCTCTAGAGACTCTATGCACAGCGTCCCCGTGAATCTGGAGGCGAGACGGCGTATTGCGTTCTTCAGTAATTCACTTTTCATGAACATGCCTCATGCACCTCAGGTTGAGAAGATGATGGCGTTCAGTGTTTTGACTCCATATTACAGTGAGGAAGTTGTATACAGCAAAGAACAGCTTCGAAATGAGACTGAGGATGGGATTTCAACCCTATACTATCTGCAGACAATTTATGCTGATGAATGGAGAAATTTCAAGGAACGGATGCATAGGGAAGGAATAAAGACAGATAGCGAGTTATGGACAACCAAACTGAGAGAGCTCAGGCTTTGGGCTTCCTACAGAGGTCAGACATTGGCACGTACAGTTCGGGGGATGATGTACTACTACCGGGCTCTTAAGATGCTCGCTTTTCTTGACTCTGCGTCTGAAATGGACATTCGGGAGGGTGCTCAGGAGCTTGGTTCAGTGAGGAGTTTGCAGGGAGAACTGGGCGGTCGATCTGATGGGGTTGTCTCTGAAAATGACCGATCTTCCTTAAGCAGAGCAAGTAGTTCCGTGAGTACGCTGTATAAAGGCCATGAGTATGGGACTGCATTGatgaaattcacatatgttgtgGCGTGCCAGATCTATGGGTCtcaaaaagcaaagaaagagcCTCAGGCAGAGGAGATTCTGTATCTGATGAAGCAAAACGAAGCTCTCCGTATTGCATATGTGGATGAGGTACCTGCGGGCAGAGGAGAGACTGAGTATTACTCTGTTCTGGTGAAATACGATCACCAGTTGGAGAAGGAAGTGGAGATATTCCGTGTGAAGCTACCTGGTCCGGTGAAGCTGGGCGAGGGAAAGCCAGAGAACCAGAATCATGCAATGATCTTTACCCGTGGTGATGCTGTTCAGACCATTGATATGAACCAAGACAGCTATTTCGAGGAAGCGCTCAAGATGAGAAATTTGCTCCAGGAGTACAAACATAATCATGGGATCAGAAAACCAACTATTCTTGGTGTCCGGGAGCATATCTTCACGGGCTCGGTCTCGTCGCTGGCGTGGTTTATGTCTGCTCAGGAAACCAGTTTTGTCACTCTTGGTCAGCGTGTTCTTGCAAACCCGCTGAAGATCAGAATGCATTATGGCCACCCTGATGTATTTGATAGATTCTGGTTCTTGAGTCGAGGTGGCATCAGCAAGGCTTCCAGAGTTATTAATATCAGTGAGGACATCTTTGCTGGGTTTAATTGCACATTGAGGGGCGGAAATGTCACCCACCACGAGTATATTCAG GTTGGAAAGGGTCGGGATGTTGGATTGAATCAGATATCAATGTTTGAGGCTAAGGTAGCGAGTGGGAACGGAGAGCAGGTTCTTAGCCGAGATGTGTACCGGCTTGGTCACAGGCTTGATTTCTTCAGGATGTTATCATTTTTCTACACAACGGTCGGGTTTTTCTTCAACACGATGATGGTCATTCTTACTGTTTACGTTTTCCTCTGGGGACGGGTTTATTTGGCTCTCAGCGGGGTTGAGAAGTCTGCTCTAGCAGACAGTACAGACACCAACGCCGCACTTGGGGTGATCTTGAACCAGCAGTTCATCATTCAGCTCGGTCTGTTCACTGCCCTGCCAATGATTGTTGAATGGTCTCTCGAGGAGGGTTTCCTTCTGGCGATATGGAATTTCATTCGAATGCAGATTCAGCTTTCATCTGTCTTCTACACATTCTCGATGGGGACCAGAGCTCACTATTTCGGTCGAACTATTCTCCATGGTGGGGCAAAGTATAGAGCCACTGGACGTGGATTTGTTGTGGAGCACAAGGGATTTACTGAGAACTACCGACTGTATGCACGCAGTCACTTTGTGAAGGCCATCGAGCTTGGGCTGATCCTCGTAGTCTATGCTACACACAGTCCAGTAGCCAAAGACTCGTTGGTTTACATAGCCATGACAATCACCAGCTGGTTCCTAGTGATTTCATGGATTATGGCCCCATTTGTGTTCAACCCATCAGGATTTGACTGGCTGAAGACAGTCTACGACTTTGAAGACTTTATGAACTGGATCTGGTACCAAGGCAGAATCTCAACGAAATCTGAACAAAGCTGGGAAAAATGGTGGTATGAGGAACAAGACCACCTGAGGAACACCGGGATAGCAGGAACAATTGTGGAGATCATTTTGGACCTCcggtttttcttcttccagtATGGGATTGTATACCAGCTCAAAATTGCAAGCGGATCCACCAGCCTTTTGGTCTACATGTTCTCATGGATATACATCTTTGCCATATTTGTGCTCTTCCTCGTAATCCAATACGCCCGGGACAAGTATTC
- the LOC104737414 gene encoding CASP-like protein 1C1, whose amino-acid sequence MVKLTKRIGGLVLRLAAFGAALAALIVMVTSRERASFFAVSLEAKYTDMAAFKYFVIANAVVSVYSFLVLFLPKESLLWKFVVVLDLVMTMLLTSSLSAALAVAQVGKKGNANAGWLPICGQVPKFCDQVTGALIAGFVALVLYVLLLLYSLHSVVDPFLLQKS is encoded by the exons ATGGTGAAGTTGACAAAGAGAATAGGAGGGCTTGTGCTACGATTGGCAGCGTTTGGTGCGGCTCTTGCCGCCTTGATCGTAATGGTCACTAGCCGCGAGAGAGCTTCCTTCTTCGCCGTCTCTCTCGAAGCTAAATATACGGATATGGCCGCGTTTAA GTACTTTGTGATCGCAAACGCTGTCGTCAGTGTTTACAGCTTTCTAGTTCTGTTTCTTCCAAAGGAGAGTTTGCTTTGGAAATTCGTCGTCGTCTTGGATTTg GTGATGACAATGCTACTGACGTCGAGCTTATCGGCGGCACTAGCAGTGGCACAAGTGGGAAAGAAGGGAAACGCAAACGCAGGTTGGCTTCCGATTTGCGGCCAAGTTCCAAAGTTCTGCGATCAGGTCACCGGAGCTTTAATCGCCGGTTTTGTTGCACTCGTCCTCTACGTCCTCTTACTCTTATATTCTCTCCATTCCGTCGTCGACCCTTTTCTCCTTCAGAAATCTTGA
- the LOC104737416 gene encoding thioredoxin M2, chloroplastic-like yields MAAFTCTSRPLISLRSDSKIVSSPPQSASLSFRRMFAVLPESSGLRIRISLSPSSLTSIHHPRVSRLRRAAVVCEAQETTTDIPVVTDSTWDSLVLKADGPVLVDFWAPWCGPCKMIDPLVNDLAQQYTGKIKFYKLNTDESPTTPGQYGVRSIPTIMIFVNGEKKDTIIGAVPKTTLTSSIDKFL; encoded by the exons ATGGCTGCTTTCACTTGTACCTCTCGTCCTCTGATTTCTCTCCGTTCCGATTCCAAAATCGTATCCTCACCACCACAAtcggcttctctctcttttcgcCGTATGTTCGCCGTCTTACCGGAATCATCAGGTCTGAGAATCCGtatttctctctctccgtcTTCGTTGACCTCGATTCATCATCCTAGGGTTTCTAGACTACGAAGAGCCGCCGTCGTTTGTGAAGCTCAGGAAACTACTACCGATA TTCCAGTAGTCACTGACTCGACATGGGATTCTCTAGTTCTTAAGGCAGACGGGCCTGTATTGGTCGACTTTTGGGCACCATGGTGTGGACCTTGCAAGATGATTGATCCGCTCGTGAATGATCTAGCGCAACAGTACACTGGGAAGATCAAGTTCTACAAACTAAACACTGATGAATCTCCTACAACCCCTGGCCAGTACGGAGTTAGAAGCATTCCAACGATCATGATATTTGTCAACGGTGAGAAGAAGGATACGATCATAGGCGCTGTGCCCAAAACCACTCTCACATCTAGCATTGATAAGTTCTTGTAA